From the genome of Acinetobacter sp. TR3:
TGCACGGTTGCAAGTCACTTGGGAAATTGCGTTAGATCAGCAATTCAAGCAAATCATTAAAACCGATAAAGTCACTACCGCTGCTGCACAAGACTTTACTGTAAAGGTAGATGCAATTGGATTAAAACCAAATCAAAGCTATTTTTATCGTTTTAGTTTTGGCGATAAGATTTCACCTATTGGGCAAACCAAGACTTTGCCAACCAGTACATCTAAAGTCAGTTTTGCAGTGTGTTCATGTTCGAATTATCCAGCAGGATATTTCTATGTTTACCGTGAAATGGCAAAACAAAATGTAGATGTAGTGATTCATCTAGGCGACTATATTTATGAGTATGGTGCTGATGGTTATGCGACAGAAGATGCAACGAAATTAGGGCGTACGCTTCCTGCGGATAATAATAAAGAAATTATTAAATTAGATGATTATCGCAAACGCTATGCTTTATATCGTAAAGATAAAGACTTACAAGCTTTACATCATCGCCATCCTTTTATTGTGATCTGGGATGACCACGAGTTAGCCAATGATACTTGGAGAGAGGGTGCTGACAATCATACTGAAGAAACAGCAAATGCAAAGAATGAAGGCAAATTCTCTGAAAGAAAATTAGCAGCATTACAAGCTTATTTTGAATGGATGCCAATTCGCCCAATTGATGATCAGCATATCAAGATTTATCGACAATTTGATTTTGGTAATCTCGTTCAGCTCACCATGTTGGATACACGCATTATCGCGCGTGATAAGCAATTAGATTATGCAGATTATATGACCGCAAATGGTTTGTTGAATGCTGCAAAATTCCAAGCGGACTTAACCAACCCTGCACGTACTTTGATGGGATATACCCAACGGGATTGGCTACTCGGAAAACTTCAACAATCTAATGCGACATGGAATGTTTTGGGTCAACAGATTCTGATGACTAAAATGCTGGTACCTGCTGAGTTACTGTTTGCGTTGGCAGAAATTACTGCGGGACATCCGAGTGATGAAACTTTGGAAAAAATGAATGCACAGATTACAGAGCTGATTACGCTGAAATTCCGTTTGCAAAAAGGTGATCCAACCTTAACCCCACAAGAAAAAGCGCGTGTCCAGACGGTTGCACCTTATAACTTAGATGCATGGGATGGTTATTTTGTTGAGCGTGAGATTGTATATGGCACTTTGGCACAGTTAAAGAAAAAAGTAGTGGTACTGGCAGGGGATACCCATAATGCGTGGTCATCGAATTTATACAGTAAAGATGGTGCTTTTGTCGGGGTGGAGTTGGCAACCAGTTCAGTATCTTCACCGGGCTTGGAAAAGTATTTGGATATTCCACTAGCACAGTTACAACAGTTTGAATTTGCCTTCACCACATTGATTGATGAGTTGAATTATTGCAACCTGAATCAACGTGGTTACTTAATTGTTCAATTTGATGAAACTCAGGTTCAGTCACAATGGATTTATGTCGATTCAATTAAGAAAGCTGAATATGTTGTTGATGCAGCTAGACAATATCAGCTCAGTTTTGATAAGAATTTGTTGCCAGTAAAAACGGCACAGCAAGTTGCGTAAACGATTGATACATCGAGCCAAACATTAATGTTTGGCTTTTTTATTTATTAAATTACAGACATAAAAAAACCAGCTTAGGCTGGATTTTTATTTGCACCATTTTTCATTAGTTGAAAAATGGTGCCCGAGGCCAGACTCGAACTGGCACGCTTTGTGGGCGGGGGATTTTAAATCCCCTGTGTCTACCGATTTCACCACTCGGGCTTTAAAACCAAATTTGGAGGCGGGGGTCGGAATCGAACCGGCGTACACGGAGTTGCAGTCCGCTGCATGACCATTCTGCCACCCCGCCATCATTTGGTGATGCACATATTAGCAACCTTTAGAAAAAAAACAATAGTGTTTGCCGTGAATATGCACATAAAAACAACATCTAAAAGAATATTGGTCAAATTATCATGTATTATTTACGCAATTGATTCATACCCACTTTGGAGATGCGCTGTGGCATTGGTTTTAGACGGTCGTGCGTTGGCAACACAAATCGAAGCTGATTTGTTAGTTCGTGTAGAAGCATTAAAAGCAAAAACGGGACGTACCCCAATTTTGGCAACAATTTTGGTTGGTGATGATGGTGCATCGGCAACGTATGTGCGTATGAAGGGTAATGCATGTCGCCGTGTCGGTATGGATTCACTGAAAGTTGAGCTTCCAAAAGAAACAACAACAGAGCAATTATTGGCTGAGATTGAAAAATTAAATGCTAATCCAGATGTACACGGTATTTTGTTGCAGCATCCAGTGCCTGAACAAATTGATGAAAGAGCATGCTTTGATGCGATTTCATTGGCGAAAGATGTTGATGGTGTAACTTGTCTTGGTTTTGGTCGTATGGCAATGGGTGAGGCAGCTTATGGTTCTGCAACTCCAGCAGGCATCATGACGATTTTAAAAGAAAACAAGATCGAAATCGCAGGTAAACATGCCGTAGTTGTTGGTCGCTCAGCGATTTTAGGCAA
Proteins encoded in this window:
- a CDS encoding alkaline phosphatase D family protein, which produces MTAKISRRELIQKSLFGFGALSLSAGFTGCNDSSDQETATLQVNFEHGVASGDPLQDRVILWTRLTPSDSSARLQVTWEIALDQQFKQIIKTDKVTTAAAQDFTVKVDAIGLKPNQSYFYRFSFGDKISPIGQTKTLPTSTSKVSFAVCSCSNYPAGYFYVYREMAKQNVDVVIHLGDYIYEYGADGYATEDATKLGRTLPADNNKEIIKLDDYRKRYALYRKDKDLQALHHRHPFIVIWDDHELANDTWREGADNHTEETANAKNEGKFSERKLAALQAYFEWMPIRPIDDQHIKIYRQFDFGNLVQLTMLDTRIIARDKQLDYADYMTANGLLNAAKFQADLTNPARTLMGYTQRDWLLGKLQQSNATWNVLGQQILMTKMLVPAELLFALAEITAGHPSDETLEKMNAQITELITLKFRLQKGDPTLTPQEKARVQTVAPYNLDAWDGYFVEREIVYGTLAQLKKKVVVLAGDTHNAWSSNLYSKDGAFVGVELATSSVSSPGLEKYLDIPLAQLQQFEFAFTTLIDELNYCNLNQRGYLIVQFDETQVQSQWIYVDSIKKAEYVVDAARQYQLSFDKNLLPVKTAQQVA
- the folD gene encoding bifunctional methylenetetrahydrofolate dehydrogenase/methenyltetrahydrofolate cyclohydrolase FolD; the protein is MALVLDGRALATQIEADLLVRVEALKAKTGRTPILATILVGDDGASATYVRMKGNACRRVGMDSLKVELPKETTTEQLLAEIEKLNANPDVHGILLQHPVPEQIDERACFDAISLAKDVDGVTCLGFGRMAMGEAAYGSATPAGIMTILKENKIEIAGKHAVVVGRSAILGKPMAMMLLQANATVTICHSRTQNLAELVKQADIIVGAVGKAELIQKDWIKQGAVVVDAGFHPRDGGGVGDIQLVGIEEVASAYTPVPGGVGPMTITTLIRQTVEAAEKALV